In the genome of Drosophila mauritiana strain mau12 unplaced genomic scaffold, ASM438214v1 U_265, whole genome shotgun sequence, the window ATAGGTTTCTGAAGCGGAttctaaattaatttcctTGGATACATTGCTTAACATTGTAAATGATATTGGACTCCCTGTGTCTATGAGGCATTCTGTAATTAATGGGATTTTATAGCTATTGTGAAAAAAAATCTTGACAAGTGTTACATAATTGTTGATATTGGCGCTCTTGCGCTCCGGGCATTGTCCGACGAAGTGTCCAAATGCCCCACAGGCATAGCAGGATCCGGGCTCCCTCTTTGGCTTGAGACACTCCCTGGCGAAGTGCCCTTTGGAGTTGCAATTGGCACAACGTAAGTCCTTATTGGCTGCACCTCCTCCAGTAAGGCGCTTTGATGAACTGCTCCCTGTTTTGTGCTTCGGCAGACGGACTTCCGAGAAAGCCCGCAGAATTTGCATCGGCTCGGAGAAACACTGTATGCGCGCCTGGTTGCGCAACGCTGGTGCTGGGATTCCTTCAATGATGTTTTCCAGGAGCTCCTCTAGATCGATGTTGATGTCGTTGGCCAGCATCACCTTGTCCTCGAAGTAAACAGCAAATTTCTCATCCGGATGCCATTCGCGTTTTTGAAATGCGTTCCTCAGTTCCCCTTTTGACATCTTGACCTCGAATGTCAAAATTAACTGTTCGCACAGCTGGTCGGTCGATTCTAGGATGCGTGTGGCGCTTGCGTGCAGCCAGCGCTGTGCGTTTCCTTTTAGTTTGGCAATTAGCAGCATGTGCATGCATCCGTCGTCCAAATTGTAAATCTTTCCGATGTTCTGAAACTGCGTGACCCAATTGCGCGCACATAAGCTGCCGTCAAACTCCATCGTTACCTCTTTTGCCAAGGCAAGCGATGTTGCAGGAGATTCCAGAAGCTTGTTTACATTTCGACTCTGGTGCTGAACAACATTACAAGCGGTTTCTTTTCCAACACTGGTATGTCCCATGTCGATGTTATCGGCGGCGATAGTTACCTTGGTGCTGCTAACATTGGCGTCGGTGCTGTTAACATTGGCGTCGGTGCTGTTAGCGCATATGTTAACATTGCCGTGGTTtccgttgctgttgttctcgATGACGTCATTGATCTGGCGAGCATGAGCAGACTTGCTCTTGTTCACGTCGTCGATATCCGCTTGGATCCTCTGCAGCACAGCCATGTTTGCCTCTATCTCGTCCCGAAGCTTTTTTAGAGTGGCTCTCTCTGCATCCACCAACGATAGCTGATCCAGATCGAGGTTCTCCGGGGATTCTGACTGCAATGACTGCTCGTCGAACGGGATCGTGCGTGTGTCTCCACcctgtggctctctctgctTTGGCCAGGCTGCAGCTCCATCCAATTCCTCCACCTCTTCTGCTGCTGATCCTTTATTTGGCGGTGAATCGCCACGCGTTTCTGGGGAAATGGCCTGCAGACGCACTATTAGTTCCGCTTTTGTACCGGAAGTCTGGCGTCCAAGAGCTTCCAACCACTTCTTTAGTTGGAGCACTGAGAATTGATTCCAGTTAGTGTCAGGCATAGTGGGTAATGACCACTTCTGATGTTGTGGACGccgaaaaattaatatatgCACTCAATAATTTCATAAAGCCTTTATTCAACTTGTCTCTTTAAGCACACGCCACCGAATGCCGCGTCTCGCCTATTCCTCTTTTCTTATGCTCTCTCAAGTGTGTATGCGTTTTTGagtgagctaggtatacattcttatctcttaatgctagcttataagtaagagcgagataacaataatattcttattcctAACGGGGATATGATCTGCCACTATGGGCTTCCTACCTAAAACTATGCTACTACATGGTACAGTGGGCCTTATGAGTGTTCATCCTACCACAAAAAGTACCCCTGCTTGCCGTCAGCTGGATAACTGCTGCCTGGATGTGATTTTCCGACAGGGTGGAGAAGAGTTGATGGGAGATGAGTGATCTAATAAGGATCGCCGCACCTCCGCGACGGCTGTCATCCGGGTGGTTGGCAGTGTGGAGGGTAAAGCCAGGAACTCTGAAAGTGGACCGGGAAACGAAGTGGGTTTCCGACAGCAGGAGGATGTCGATTTCGTGAATTTCTCGATGAAGGCGAGGATCTCATTGGTCTTCGAGGAGGCCCCATTGGCATTCCAAGCTGCTATCTTAAGAGGACCCATTTTGAGCAGCAGGAGGGAAGGTGCGATTTTGCATGAGCAGTTGCATTAGTGTTTCAACTAGTGACATCATCCTGTCAAGCCTAGAAAACAGTTGTTCCAGCTTAGACTCAAGGTTGGCGCTTGCAGGGGGGACAGTAACGGCAGGCTTGGCGACGGGCTGACTTCCTCTGACTATACTAGCAAAGGAAGGCTTACCAGACATATGGACTGATGGACTGGGTTGGTGTACTCTTCTTGCAGGACCAGAAACAGAGGGTTCTTTGACTTTCCGTTGATGTTTGCGGTTAGAAGCCTCTAGCAGGTATTTTTTGCAACCTTTAAAGTTTGCTGCATGGGGGCCGCCACAGTGAAAACAGAATCTGGCCTCGTCCTGTTCCAGCTTGCACTCTGCAGTGGGGTGATTTTCTCCGCATTCTCTGCATATATAGTGCCGAGAACAATATGCCTTGGTATGACCATAGCCTTGGCACCTGTGGCATTGAATCGGTTCCGATTGCTTACGGGGTTTCTCCCAAGTTACCCTGTGCCTACAGACAACCGGTATGCCCTTTACTTGATTGTTGTTCTCAGCTTTTTTGAGGTCAATGAACCTCATATTAAGAGGAAGAGAGGTAGCCTTATTGCGCGGAGTATAAATCCGTACAACGTTATGTCCTTCGTTCTGGAGGGCTGCGATGATATCCACCGATGGGACTCCGTGGTGAATATTGCGCATGACAATCTTGTAGGGTCGGTCCTCCGGTAGCTGATGGTGATGGAAAAGGGATCCTTTGTCGAGAAAGTGACGGGCCACCAGCCTATAGCTTTCTGGGGAGTTGCACTGAACAGCGCAATCTCCCAAATTCAGGGCCTTTATTGTATAGGAGTCTCCCACAAGAGCGTCCAGCTCGCCGCGAAATGATGTGAAGTTCACCACATTGGGAAACATCATTCTAGGTACCTTAGAGTGACGGCTTGATTTCGGGGCTGGTACAGTTTGGTGAGCACCTttcagctgttgtttttgtcctGCTTTCCTTGCGGCACGGTTGAGGGCGGTATTCGAGGAGCATGGCTCGTCGTTGTCACTCGAAGATTCCTCGCCCAGGACCATATCTTCCTTGTCGCTAAGGGCTTGGAAGCGATTGGCAGTGATTTTTGCCGGCTTATCAGACGCCACCTTTTTTACCAATTTAGGGGAGAGGACCGCACCTGCTCTCTTTATATTTCCTCTATTCCTAGATTTAAAGGAGACATCCTGCCAGCCGGAGGCAGATTGTGGCTTCGCAATTGAACTGACAGATGCACTGTTGTGAGTTGTACTGGCAGTAGTAGAGCATACGTTGCCGCTCAAGGAGGTGGTGTATATGTATCTCAGTATCTCGCTGTTGTTCTGAAACCAACCAGTTATCAGATACCTCGGTCAAATTGATTCGTAACTCTGAAATCTTATTCATACCTTTCTGTAGTTCAAGCCCTGGATTTCGAGAGAGAAAATCCACATGTGCCATTCGCTCGCCTTTTCTATACTCTATTTCGAAATCAAATGCCTGTAAAAACGCCCACCATCTATGCACCTTCGGTGTTAAATCTAGTTTTGTGCGGCTGGCCTTTAAAGAATTACAGTCAGTTTATACTACAAATTTACGTCctactactttcggcagaatgctgtgtattttgatctgagtttgattgttctaaatcgctgttagtaatattatttatttttattcgataTAATGCGTcagctacgacattagttgttccgggtttatatattattttcggggtgaaactttctatgaAGGAGTACCAAcatttcatttctacgttcgggtttttatctgaggtTGTGAAAGATTAAGATTGAtgttctgtttgtatttctataccaattacaccataaaAGTAATTCCTGATTTTTAAAAGCCCAAACTATTgacaacaattcttttttatttgtggcataaagttgttcggttttatttaaagttttgcaTATGAGAGTACTTCTTGATATATTCTGTGAGGAGTtgtaaaactccccacaaatctcctGTAGGGGAGCAGCCTAGCAACAGTCGTGACGAAGGGAGAAGCGGAAAGACCGAGAGTTAACGGTACCGCagtggaccttggactccgctggccaagggcgaagaggtcgaacggtaacggtgcgggcacaaagaggacgcaccgtgaactaacggtaccacTGTGGACCTTGGACCCCAGCGAGTCAAGGGCAGGCCGGTTAAACGGTAACGGGGcgggcacaaagaggacgcaccgtgaatcaACGGTACAACATgtggaccttgtacccaagcgggccgtgcgcaaaaagggaaatagcgggatccctgcggcctataaagggtaggCGCGAGCACGAATGCGAGACAGTAAAGGAGACCgggagatcgcgtgcggaaggtggcGGAGTGTCGGAGTGTAAATCGAAGGTATCGGAAGTGCGAACACGCGGGCGAACGCGAAGAAAAGGAGCAGTGAGAACATcaggcggcaagaagcccgaaggaacagaaggacgaatcgccACAAGCGAGTGGAGATTCTGGGAGCGAAGGACAAGGAGCCGACGTGCCATAAGGATcgttggagtcagtggtcagcacaggtggttccaggacgagcgttgcctcacccgggacgatacacccgtgccccataacatcctagatCCGTTCTGGCGACGGAAGGACCTTCGGAAGCTAAGGCAaagaacccgacgtgtccGCAAGGGTTAGTGGAGTCAGTGGgcggtacaggtggttccaggacgagcgttgcctcacccgggacgatacaccctaaccccataacatcctaaacccagaccgaccggcggggGTTCTGCCAGAGGAGGCGACTGCGACGTAGCGAGTTCGAGgcggacagtggagtcagtggtcggtacgggtggttccaggacgagcgttgcctcacccgggacgatacacccgtgccccataacatcctagtcccgaccgggccgactcgtcgtctaCGTCAAGGAGCCAACGGTACCCCGGAGGCAGGGCGATGCAAAAGGAGCGCCGCAGGAGCAGCGAGATCTCCATAATTCTCTAGGGGAATTATTTCTTGTATTAGGAATAGCATAATAAACGACTATCTCCAGAACctattgcttttccttggtcgggcaatcacacaaatcataaatttggtgggacgaacacacaaactctctgagctagccgctgcaatcagtagcgagcgaaacaaaggaaatcagttcgttacatcTGGCGCCCAACCGTGATTGTCcgggcaaaaggaaaacagagCAAGATGGGGAAGTCGTGGCTGTACAGCTTAAAGAAGGATGATTTTCCCGGCATAGCGAGAGCACTCGGGATAAAGCTGGAAGGTTTGGTCGAGGAAATGCGGAAGACATTGTCCGAATTCATCGACCAGACCGCAGATGAGCCAGAAACAGTCGCTATCATAGAAGCGCTGGAAAAGGAGTATGGAAAGAGACCGGCCGTAGAGGTGAAAGTCACAGGCGTAGAAGGCCTGGTGAGGAGCCTCGACTTCGCTAGCATGGCGGAGGCCAGCGGAAGCAGATCAGAAAGGCAAGAGATCGGACAGGAACGCCGAGACAGCAGCCGAGAAAGAAGGGAGCGGCGGGAAACCAGCCGGGACAGGCGGGAGACCGCAAGGGCAGCACCGCAGGACTACGCAAAGGTGGCGAAACAGGTGCGAGAGTGGAGTTTCCGTTACGACGGGAACGAGAAGCCGCTTGAGTTCCTGGAGCAGGTGGAATGGTCAGCAATGACATATGGACTCGACATCAACCAGATCCCAAGAGCGATGCCGGAACTACTAACGGGCAGAGCCCTGAAGTGGTTTATCGCCAACAACAAGTTCTGGGAGACATGGGTCGAGTTCATACAAAGCTTCCAGGAATTTTTCCTGCCTAGAGGGTTCATGACAAAGCTGGCGGACCAGGTCAGGCAGAGGAAGCAGCGACACGGCGAAAACTTTAAGGACTACATGGTGGACATGCAGACCCTGATGCGGCCCTTAGGAATGTCGCAGAAGGAGACGCTGGCAAGAATAAGGGAGAACAGCACGCCAGCCTTACGCATGTTCATACGCCCATATGAGTGCCGACACCTGGATGCCCTGATGACTCTGGCCGACGAGTTCGAAGAGCTGGACACCCAAAGGGAACGGTTCGATCTAGAGAGGAATAATAGGACCCGCCACCAGCGAGAATTCCCGAGGGGAGATCACAACGCGGTGTGCAGAAGGTGCCAGGATGACACCGCAGGTCCGCCGGGGAACATCGAATACAGAAGAGAACCGGTCCCGGTGCGGCACGGTTTTGTGCCAAACCCAGCACaagcctgccacagatgcggtGGTCAGGGCCACTGGGCGCAGGAGTGCAGGAACCGGCCGGTCAATTTTTGCTGGACCTGCGGAAGAATCGGGCCAAGGACTGTGGAATGCTGCCACAGGTCGGGAAACGCCATGCGACCCCAGCCTCAGAGGGGCAACCAGGGTTCGCAAGACGCTGCCCCTCAAAATTAATGGGCAGTCTGAAGGCGGAAGAAAGGCAACTGTCCGCCACAGTGCTCATAGACGGAGTAGGGATAGAGGCCACGGTGGACACTGGAGCGACAGCCAGTTTTATCAGCGAGGAGTTGGCGGACAGGTTGCAGGCGGCAGGAGAGGTCTTACCTACGAGAAGAGAAGTTAGAATGGCAGATGGACGGTACGAAGATGTCACATCGATGATCGAGGTCGACATAGGACTCGGCGAGAGGACCGTTCGAATGCAACTGCTGATCCTACACAACATAATCGACGCACTGGTATTGGGTTGGGATTTCCTAACAAGAGTGGGAGCACGTGTGGAGTGCGCCGGACTGACCGTAACAATACCAGTGTGCTCAACGGGACAAAGCAGGCCAAAGGAAAAGCTCTCAGTGGCAGTTGTGGAGAGGTCTGACTTCTCAGAGGAGGACGTGGACGAATTCTTGAGGTCGGAGTTGGCTAGTTTAGAAAACGTTCAAGGGACGTCAACCGTGGCAGAGCACCGGATAACAATGAAGGACGAGCAACCGGTCAAGCAGCGGTACTACCCAAAAAACCCTAAGATGCAAGTGGAGATCAACGCCAAGGTCGACGAGCTACTGGAAAAAGGATGTATCGAGCCGTCTAGAAGCCCGTACAGCTCACCAATAGTGATGGTGAGAAAGAAGACAGGGCAATGGAGACTGTGCGTGGACTTCCGGCAGATAAACGCAAGGTCCGTGAAGGATGCGTATCCGATGCCGATGATAAATTACATCCTGGACCAGCTAAAAGAGGCGAAGTACATAAGCAGTCTAGACCTAAAGGATGGATACTGGCAAATTCCGTTGGAAAAGGGGAGCCGGCAGTATACGGCGTTTACGGTGCCGGGAAAGGGACTGTTCCAATGGAAAGTGATGCCATTCGGACTGCACTCAGCGTCGGCAACGTTTCAACGGGCATTGGACCAAGTAATAGGGCCCGAAATGATGCCGCACGCGTTCGCATATCAGGACGACATCATAGTCATCGGACGGACGTTGCAGGAACACATGCGCAACTTGAAGGAGGTGTTCAAGAGGCTACGAGCGGCGAACCTGAAAGTGAATGCGGAGAAGTGCAAATTCTTTAGGAAGGAACTACAATACTTGGGTCACCGCGTGACGAATCAAGGTATTGGAACGGACCCTGAGAAGGTAGCGGCAATAGCGCAACTGAGGCCGCCAGGAAACGTGAAGGAGTTGAGGCAATACTTAGGAGTCGCATCGTGGTACAGACGCTTCGTGCCCGATTTTGCGACGCTGGTGCAGCCTTTGAATGCACTCCTAAAGAAGCaggcaaaatggaaatgggaagaCGCCCACCAAGCCGCCTTCGAGGCCGTCAAGGCCAGACTGGTTGCCGATCCGATTCTGGCGTGCcccgacttcacgaaaacgtTTGTGTTGCAGACGGATGCCAGCGACTATGGGCTGGGCGCGATCCTTACACAGCATTCCGAGCGAGGCGAGCGGGTAATCTCCTACTCAAGTAGAACGCTAAACACAGCGGAGAGGAACTACTCGGCAACGGAAAAGGAATGTTTAGCAATAGTATGGGCGGTCAGGAAGTTGAGACCGTACCTGGAGGGTTATCGCTTCAAGGTCATCACGGACCATATGGCTCTGAAATGGCTGAATAACATCGAGAGTCCGTCCGGCAGGATTGCGAGGTGGGCGCTGGAGCTGCAACAGTACGATTTCGAAATCTCGTACAGGAAGGGCCAGCTGAACATCGTCGCCGACGCGCTTTCGAGACAACCACTGCAGGAGACGAGCCGGAGAGTGAGCGTGGAGGACGACGGACAACCGAGAGAGCAGCAGGGATGTAAGTGGCTGGAGGAGATGCGGAGAAAAGTAGAGCAGCAGCCAGAAAAGTTTCCGGACTATCTCGAGGAAGATGGAAAGCTATACCGGCACATACCGCATCGGGCGGGCAACGAGGAGGTGGCGTCATGGAAGATGTGTGTACCGATCGGGCAGAGACAGCGTGTCATGACCGAAAACCACGACATGCCAGCTGCAGGACACTTGGGAAGCCGCAAGACGATTGCCAGGATTGCAGCCCGGTATCATTGGCCGGGAATGCATCGGGACATAAGGAAGTATGTACGGAACTGCGAGAGCTGCATGAAGTATAAGTCCAGCCAGCTACAGGCGGCCGGGAAGATGTTAACACAGGTGCCGGAAGAACCTTGGGCAACCGTGTGCGCAGACTTCGTGGGCCCCTGCCGCGATCGAAGCATGGGAATTCAAtgctgctggtcctggtgGATAGATTTTCAAAGTGGACCGAGATCGTCCCTATGAGAAGGGCGACAACTGAGACGCTGCGAAAGGCGGTTCGAGAGCGGATAGTGGCCAGATTCGGAGTGCCCAAAGTGATGATCACCGACAACGGCGTGCAGTTCACGAGTAGGGCGTTCAAGAGgtttctggaggagctgggggtTCGACACCAGCTCACGGCTCCATATACCCCGCAAGAGAACCCTACGGAAAGGGCCAACAGGACCGTCAAAACAATGATCGCGCAATTCACAGGTGCCGATCAGAGGACATGGGACGAGTACTGGCCGGAGCTGCAGCTAGCGGTCAACACAAGTGTGGCGGAGAGCACAGGGTACTCGCCGGCGTTCATAACGCAGGGAAGGGAGCCGAGGCTGCCCAACGCGTTGTTTGACGAGAAAACGACCGGGACCGGAAAGTGTATCCAGACGCCGGAagaaaatgcggaaaaattAAAGGACATATTCGAACTGGTGCGGAGGAATATGGAGAAGGCGGCACAGGATCAGGCACGGCACTACAACCTCAGGAGACGGCCGTGGAGACCCAAGGTGCGGGACACCGTATGGGCCAAAGAGCACCACCTGTCAAAGGCAGCCGAAGGTTTCGCGGCAAAATTAGCCCCAAGGTTTGACGGGCCGTAcacgataaagaaattcacgTCACCAGTTATATGCGTCCTAGAACACAAGACgacgaaaaaacaaaagaccgCTCACATCAGCGATCTGAAGCCGGGAAGCGCGGACGCCGACGGGCCAGGAGACTTCgaggaataggaaaaaaagaggaaaaaaaattaagtttaaaaaaaaaaatagcagaaaaaaaagagagaaaaaaaataatttaaaaaaaaaaaaaaaaaacaaaaaaaaaaaaggaaaaaaaaaaaaatttattaaaaaaaaaaaaaaaaaaaaaaaaaaaaaaaaagaagaggaaaaaaaaaattaaaaaaaaaaaaaaaaaaaaaaaaaaaaaaaaaaaaattaattaaaaaaaaaaaaaaaaaaaaaaaaaaaaaaaaaaaaaaaaaaggaaaaaaaaaaaaaaaaaaaaaaaaaaaaaaaaaaaaaaaaaaaaaaaaaaaaaaaaaaaaaaaaaaataataagggaaatatatataaaataaatttaaaagtcGAATCGAGGGGAGGAAGGGGGAAGACGATACAAGGTATCGAGTCGAAGCAGAAGTCAgcaacacacacgcacacgcccGTCAGAGCGCGAGAGCGGGACAGGGAGTGTACGCAGCCAAGCTCCGTTGTCAGTACAGGAATAACGGAACGGAGTAACGGAATAAGGAGCAGACGCAGAGGGTACGCAGCCAAGCTCCGTTATCAGTACAGGAATAACGGAACGGCTCAGAAACCTCCAGAACGCCCGGCTTATCAGTACAGGAATAACGGAACGGAGTAACGGAATAAGGAGAAGACGCAAAAACCGAGGTTTCGTCGTGGAGAGCGCGGCTGGAGCTGGTCTATTCAATTTTAGATCACCATGGCAGCGCACGTGTTTAACGCCCGGGAAGTTAGAGAGAccggcgccggggaacagcccgCAGCGATGGGGagtagggattccgattcctacctccagctcctggcgtcacccctggtgtcgcgatctccatccccgggAAGTATGGAGGACCCGGAAGAGATCCCGGACGTAAACCTCGAGGACGACCAGCCgatggcggaggaggagggcgcggccgaggtcatcaccctctcctcggagagcgaagatgacggaggcgagacggtcACGCCGGAGGTGTCCTCGGACGAGGACGAGACCGCGCGGAAGGCCAGGGCGCGGATGGCTTACCGGAGCGTCCGGCGGGCTACGCAGGGCCTGGGACGGATACGCCTCGGAATCACGCCGCCGACCGAGGACCCGGTGGAGACGAGACGGTTCATGGAGGCACGAGTCGccaccctgcggcgtttccAGCAAATGGTAGACGCGCGGAGGGTCGCCGCCGCCGAGTCCGCATGGCAGGAGCGGCtggctcggctgcaagaggaggaggaggcgttgtgggcaccaaccacggagcagccggagcccacgcagccgccgttgccgttgacgccgccgccacggcagccgccgccgccggcgCAGTCGCCGCCCCGCCTCCACCCCGGATGACGGCGGCGCAGTCACCGCCATCGCCACCACCCCGGATGACGGCGgcgcagtcaccgccaccgacaccaccacggccGCCGCGCACGCCGGCGACACCACCGCCGCAACCTCGCTCGCCGACGCCACCGACGGCAGCCGCCGCCCCGCCCATGCCCTTGCAGGCAGGCGTCGCTGGACGGGCAGAAGTGGAGAGAGGTGCCGACGGAGGACTGGCCGCCCCAGGTGGCCGAGGAGGCGGCTCGACAAGGAACCCGGAAGCGACGAGGGCACTGGGCCAAGTTGTTCGAGCTGggcgggcagcgctaccgccttaaGGTACGGAGGGGCGGGGAAGTTAGAGTGACGGTCGCCGAATAAAGACGCCAGACGGCAGTGAAAACCGTATGTCGGGGTTTTTACAACACCGGCAtgataacaacaaaaaaaaaaacaaaaggaattTTGGGGCGGGAGGGGAAGGCAGGAGAATTTGAATGTCAAACAGATGGAGCGGAATCGTCAGTGGCACCGGACGAAGGAACAGGAAAGCGGCCGATACGAAGGGACACCGGGGCGGAGGACCGCCGGGACCAACAGTTTTATGCGGGACAGTGAAGGAGACCgtgagatcgcgtgcggaaggtggcCAAGTGTCGGAGTGTCGAGCGAAGGTATCGGAAGTGTGAACACGCGGGCGAACGCGAGGAAAAGGAGCAGTGCGAGCATCGGGCgacaagaagcccgaaggattcagaaggacgaatcgccACAAGCGAGTGGGGATTCTGGGAGCGAAGGACAAGGAGCCGACGTGCCATAAGGATCGTTGGAGTCAGTGGTTAgcacaggtggttccaggacgagcgttgcctcacccgggacgatacacccgtgccccataacatcctagatCCGTTCTGGCGACGGAAGGACCTTCGGAAGCTAAGGCAaagaacccgacgtgtccGCAAGGGTTAGTGGAGTCAGTGGgcggtacaggtggttccaggacgagcgttgcctcacccggaacgatacaccctaaccccataaca includes:
- the LOC117149638 gene encoding uncharacterized protein LOC117149638, yielding MEFDGSLCARNWVTQFQNIGKIYNLDDGCMHMLLIAKLKGNAQRWLHASATRILESTDQLCEQLILTFEVKMSKGELRNAFQKREWHPDEKFAVYFEDKVMLANDINIDLEELLENIIEGIPAPALRNQARIQCFSEPMQILRAFSEVRLPKHKTGSSSSKRLTGGGAANKDLRCANCNSKGHFARECLKPKREPGSCYACGAFGHFVGQCPERKSANINNYNAS